One Campylobacter sputorum subsp. sputorum DNA segment encodes these proteins:
- a CDS encoding NADP-dependent isocitrate dehydrogenase, with the protein MSDIVYTYTDEAPAMATFSLYPIIKKFLNEAGISISLSDISLAGRIMANFSQDLKPDQGIPDYLEILGDSTNDKFANIIKLPNISASIPQLNAAIDELRKKGINVPLYPTNPKNDDEKEINEIYAKVLGSAVNPVLRQGNSDRRSVKAVKDYAKEFPHKVGSWDKSSKTCVRYMNDGDFYSNEKSHLFDEAANLKVEFISKNGEKSTLKQNLSIQKNEIVDATFMSVNKLEDFIKQCIDEAKKNDIIFSIHLKATMMKISDPVIFGHAVRVYFKELFNEFKDEISKLKFNEKDGLKDLENKLENSNLKDKIKPKLVQIYNNNPRIAMVDSDKGITNLHVPSDIIVDASMAAMIRNGGKMWDKDGKADDCMAVIPDKTYATLYESVIENLKEHGKLDPAKIGSVSNIGLMAKKAEEYGSHDKTFIMQNDGTIIVSDDKNREIFKFEVCKGDIFRMCQAKDDAIKNWVELAANRAQITKSKTIFWLDEKRAHDNIMINQVKKYLKELDTNGLDLEILAPQDAAKLTLEIIRKGKDVISVTGNVLRDYLTDLFPILELGTSAKMLSVVPLLQGGGMFETGAGGSAPKIASQLIEENHLRWDSLGEFLALSASLDHLYRVKNTNNALILSNTLEEAISMLLKNDKSPKKNVGELDNRGSHFYLALYWALSLAKNGKELSCKFKNMAKSLQDNEEKILDELSKVQGSSVDVGGYYKFDDEKMSQIMRPSKTLNDIINE; encoded by the coding sequence ATGAGCGATATTGTCTACACTTACACCGATGAAGCCCCGGCTATGGCTACATTTTCTTTATACCCAATTATAAAGAAATTTTTAAATGAAGCCGGCATTAGTATATCCTTATCAGATATATCTTTAGCAGGAAGGATTATGGCAAATTTTTCACAAGATTTAAAGCCAGATCAAGGAATTCCGGATTACTTAGAAATACTTGGGGATTCTACAAATGATAAATTTGCAAATATAATCAAGCTTCCAAACATCTCAGCTTCAATTCCACAACTAAATGCCGCCATAGATGAGTTAAGAAAAAAGGGTATAAATGTTCCGCTATATCCAACTAATCCTAAAAATGATGACGAAAAAGAGATCAATGAAATATACGCAAAAGTTTTAGGAAGTGCAGTTAATCCGGTGCTTAGACAAGGAAATTCCGATAGAAGAAGCGTAAAAGCAGTAAAAGACTATGCAAAAGAATTTCCACACAAAGTTGGCTCGTGGGATAAAAGCAGTAAAACCTGCGTAAGATATATGAATGATGGCGATTTTTATTCAAATGAAAAATCACACCTTTTTGATGAAGCAGCAAATTTAAAAGTAGAGTTTATATCTAAAAATGGCGAAAAATCTACTTTAAAACAAAATTTGTCCATACAAAAAAATGAGATAGTTGATGCAACTTTTATGAGCGTAAATAAACTAGAAGATTTTATAAAACAATGCATTGATGAAGCCAAAAAAAACGATATCATTTTTTCTATACATTTAAAAGCTACAATGATGAAAATAAGCGATCCGGTAATATTTGGACACGCTGTGCGTGTGTATTTTAAAGAACTATTTAATGAGTTTAAAGATGAAATAAGCAAGCTTAAATTTAATGAAAAAGATGGCTTAAAAGATCTTGAAAACAAGCTAGAAAACTCAAATTTAAAAGATAAAATTAAACCCAAACTAGTTCAAATTTACAATAACAATCCAAGAATAGCTATGGTAGATAGTGATAAAGGTATAACAAATTTACATGTTCCAAGCGATATCATAGTTGATGCTTCAATGGCAGCAATGATAAGAAATGGCGGCAAAATGTGGGATAAAGATGGCAAAGCAGATGATTGTATGGCAGTAATTCCAGATAAAACATACGCTACACTTTATGAAAGCGTAATAGAAAATTTAAAAGAACATGGCAAGCTAGACCCTGCAAAAATCGGCTCAGTTTCTAACATAGGATTAATGGCAAAAAAAGCTGAAGAATACGGAAGCCATGATAAAACTTTCATAATGCAAAATGACGGAACTATAATAGTAAGCGATGATAAAAACAGGGAAATATTTAAATTTGAAGTTTGCAAAGGCGACATTTTTAGAATGTGCCAAGCAAAAGATGATGCCATAAAAAACTGGGTCGAACTAGCAGCAAATAGAGCTCAAATAACAAAATCCAAAACTATTTTTTGGTTAGATGAAAAAAGAGCTCACGACAATATAATGATAAATCAAGTAAAAAAATATCTTAAAGAGCTTGACACAAATGGGCTTGATTTGGAAATTTTAGCCCCACAAGATGCAGCTAAATTAACACTAGAAATCATCAGAAAAGGTAAAGATGTCATAAGCGTAACGGGAAATGTTTTAAGGGATTATTTAACAGATCTTTTTCCTATATTAGAACTTGGGACAAGTGCGAAAATGCTTTCAGTTGTGCCACTTTTGCAAGGTGGTGGTATGTTTGAAACTGGAGCTGGCGGAAGTGCTCCAAAAATAGCTAGCCAACTAATAGAAGAAAATCATTTAAGATGGGATAGCTTGGGAGAATTTTTAGCATTAAGCGCTTCTCTTGATCATCTTTATAGAGTAAAAAATACAAATAACGCACTTATACTTTCTAACACACTTGAAGAGGCAATATCAATGCTCCTTAAAAATGATAAATCGCCAAAGAAAAATGTAGGTGAGCTTGACAATAGAGGAAGTCATTTTTATTTGGCACTTTACTGGGCTTTAAGCTTAGCAAAAAATGGAAAAGAACTATCTTGTAAATTTAAAAATATGGCAAAAAGCCTTCAAGATAATGAAGAAAAGATACTAGATGAGCTATCAAAAGTTCAAGGAAGCAGCGTAGATGTCGGAGGATATTATAAATTTGATGATGAAAAAATGAGTCAAATTATGCGTCCTAGTAAAACACTAAATGACATTATAAACGAATAA
- a CDS encoding DUF3343 domain-containing protein — MTSGYITFPTSAGAFATEKILRANDIKVKLISTPRFLSSSCGVSAYFCGANVEDVYKILQEYDLEFNIKEYVDEYIEKRMH, encoded by the coding sequence ATGACAAGCGGATATATAACATTCCCAACAAGTGCTGGGGCTTTCGCAACTGAGAAAATTTTGCGTGCTAATGATATAAAAGTTAAACTCATATCAACACCTAGATTTTTATCAAGTAGTTGTGGCGTTAGTGCGTATTTTTGCGGGGCTAATGTTGAGGATGTGTATAAAATATTGCAAGAATACGACTTAGAGTTTAACATAAAAGAGTATGTTGATGAATATATAGAAAAAAGGATGCACTAG
- a CDS encoding aminotransferase class V-fold PLP-dependent enzyme — protein sequence MIYLDNAATSFPKPECVKTALVDFLENYGANAGRSGHTMSIEAGKIIFDAREKLANLLGLKNPLNVVFTYNATHSLNLAINGIVKEGDIVVTSPFEHNSVKRVLNFLQNKKKIIVKILEVDKFGHIINYEETLKGAKLICLMHANNVSGAIFPIKDIFKVAKKLGVITLLDGAQSIGIVDVNIKDDFIDILCASGHKGLFGIQGTGVLAINDDFEISSITPFMQGGTGSKSELEIQPMFMPDMLESGTQNGHGIASINAGIDFINKIGIKNIFSHEIMLKEYLLKEISKIDDLIILKTPNDYKNISNLSIISKSMCISDLANRLDDNGFLTRASLHCNPGTHKFYSTYPDGALRISPGFFNTIEELEKLIETLKKILTKT from the coding sequence ATGATTTATTTAGATAATGCCGCTACATCTTTTCCAAAGCCGGAATGTGTAAAAACAGCTTTAGTGGATTTTTTGGAAAATTATGGTGCAAATGCTGGTAGAAGCGGACATACAATGTCTATTGAAGCTGGTAAAATCATATTTGACGCAAGAGAAAAATTAGCAAATTTACTCGGACTCAAAAATCCTCTAAATGTTGTTTTTACTTATAATGCAACACACTCTTTAAATTTGGCTATTAATGGAATTGTTAAAGAAGGTGATATCGTAGTAACTTCGCCATTTGAGCATAATTCTGTAAAAAGAGTGCTAAATTTTTTACAAAATAAAAAGAAGATAATAGTAAAAATTCTTGAAGTTGATAAATTCGGACACATTATAAACTATGAAGAAACTCTAAAAGGTGCAAAATTAATATGCTTAATGCATGCAAATAATGTAAGCGGTGCGATTTTTCCAATAAAAGACATATTTAAAGTAGCAAAAAAACTAGGTGTTATAACTTTGCTTGATGGAGCCCAAAGCATAGGTATAGTTGATGTTAATATAAAAGATGATTTTATAGATATTTTGTGTGCAAGCGGTCACAAAGGGCTTTTTGGCATACAAGGAACTGGAGTTTTGGCTATAAATGATGATTTTGAAATAAGTTCTATAACTCCTTTTATGCAAGGTGGAACAGGTAGTAAATCTGAGCTTGAAATTCAACCTATGTTTATGCCAGATATGCTAGAAAGCGGAACTCAAAATGGTCATGGTATAGCAAGTATAAATGCTGGAATTGATTTTATAAATAAAATCGGTATCAAAAATATTTTTTCTCACGAAATTATGTTAAAAGAGTATCTTCTTAAAGAAATTTCAAAAATAGATGATTTGATAATTTTAAAAACACCAAATGATTATAAAAACATATCAAATTTAAGTATTATCTCAAAATCTATGTGTATTTCTGATTTGGCAAACAGGCTTGATGATAATGGATTTTTAACTAGGGCTTCTTTGCATTGCAATCCTGGTACACATAAATTTTATTCTACTTATCCAGACGGTGCTTTAAGAATATCTCCAGGATTTTTTAACACCATAGAAGAGCTTGAAAAACTGATAGAAACATTAAAAAAGATTTTAACAAAAACATAA
- a CDS encoding sulfurtransferase TusA family protein produces MKLDATGLSCPTPVILLKNEFDKGEKEIELIVDCGAAQENTKRLALSYGYSILGEDNKNGVITIKLVKK; encoded by the coding sequence GTGAAATTAGATGCAACCGGACTTTCATGTCCAACACCTGTAATACTATTAAAAAATGAGTTTGATAAGGGAGAAAAAGAAATAGAGCTTATTGTTGATTGTGGGGCAGCACAAGAAAATACAAAAAGGTTAGCTTTAAGTTATGGTTATTCTATATTAGGCGAAGATAATAAAAATGGTGTTATTACTATTAAATTAGTGAAAAAATGA
- the yedE gene encoding YedE family putative selenium transporter encodes MRVAVIPVIAGLAIGAIASLLAYFGNPGNMGFCGACFLRDISGAIGLHRASIVQYIRPEIIGLVFGAFISSMFFKEFRPRGGSSPLMRFFLGVFASIGALVFLGCPWRAWIRLGGGDLSAIAGIVGLFVGIFIASIFLKNGYSLGKSKNVSKLESLLIPIFMLVLFVFLVTKFSFGENLPIFFSQKGPGSNHANIVISIIAGLIIGVLTQRSRFCTIAAFRDTILFKDTHLLQGVLALFVGVFVMNLILGQFHLGFTNQPIAHNDIVWNFLSMVLCGLAFALAGGCPGRQLTLSGEGDSDAGIFVIGMIVGAAFSHNFALASSGAGVSVFGPYMVIIGLLFCLILGFFAKER; translated from the coding sequence ATGAGAGTTGCTGTTATTCCTGTAATAGCTGGACTTGCAATAGGAGCAATAGCTTCTTTGCTTGCATATTTTGGAAATCCTGGTAATATGGGTTTTTGTGGCGCTTGTTTTTTAAGAGATATAAGCGGTGCAATAGGTCTTCATAGAGCTAGTATAGTCCAGTATATAAGACCTGAAATTATTGGCTTGGTTTTTGGTGCTTTTATCTCATCTATGTTTTTTAAGGAATTTCGTCCTCGCGGAGGTTCTTCGCCTTTAATGAGATTTTTTCTTGGGGTTTTTGCTTCCATTGGTGCACTTGTATTTTTAGGTTGTCCATGGAGGGCTTGGATAAGATTAGGCGGTGGAGATCTTAGTGCAATAGCTGGTATTGTAGGACTTTTTGTTGGTATATTTATAGCTAGTATATTTTTAAAAAATGGCTATAGTCTTGGAAAGAGCAAGAATGTTTCTAAGCTTGAATCTCTTTTAATTCCTATTTTTATGTTGGTTTTATTTGTTTTTCTTGTAACAAAATTTAGTTTTGGTGAAAATTTACCTATATTTTTCTCACAAAAAGGACCTGGCAGTAATCACGCAAATATTGTTATATCTATCATTGCTGGATTGATAATTGGAGTTTTAACTCAAAGATCAAGATTTTGCACGATAGCAGCTTTTAGAGATACAATTTTATTTAAAGATACACATCTATTACAAGGAGTTTTAGCTTTATTTGTTGGTGTTTTTGTTATGAATTTAATTTTAGGACAATTTCATCTAGGATTTACAAATCAGCCAATTGCACATAATGATATTGTATGGAATTTTCTAAGTATGGTTCTTTGTGGTTTGGCATTTGCATTAGCTGGAGGGTGTCCAGGAAGACAACTAACACTTAGCGGAGAAGGAGATAGTGATGCTGGAATTTTTGTTATTGGAATGATTGTAGGAGCTGCATTTTCGCATAATTTTGCCCTAGCTTCATCTGGAGCTGGAGTTAGTGTATTTGGTCCTTATATGGTTATAATAGGTCTTTTATTTTGTTTAATTTTAGGATTTTTTGCAAAGGAGAGATAG
- a CDS encoding pseudouridine synthase family protein: MEKAYKLLALQEKISNNEAKALIDNGLVSVGGKKIVVARGELSEKSVFNILKVAKPKVIFEDENIIAINKPPFTISEKIAKDFKFTLLNRLDKDTSGVLLLYKNEEFGKIAINEFKNMRVKKTYIAMVKGIISEELHIDNPIITIKGKGGAYSKISPQGKSAISDIYPFMISGKKSIVRVDIKTGRTHQIRVHLANLGYPVIGDEKYGKNSSKRMFLHSYKTEILDYKFIAELDNSFNEFGFEIPKILNF; this comes from the coding sequence ATGGAAAAAGCTTATAAACTTCTTGCGTTGCAAGAAAAAATCTCAAACAACGAAGCAAAGGCTCTTATCGATAATGGTCTTGTAAGCGTTGGTGGAAAAAAAATAGTTGTAGCCAGAGGAGAGCTTAGCGAAAAAAGTGTTTTTAATATTTTAAAAGTTGCTAAGCCAAAAGTTATTTTTGAAGATGAAAATATAATAGCGATAAATAAGCCACCATTTACAATAAGCGAGAAAATTGCAAAAGATTTTAAATTTACGCTTTTAAATAGGCTAGATAAAGACACAAGCGGCGTATTGCTTCTTTATAAAAATGAAGAATTTGGCAAAATCGCTATTAATGAGTTTAAAAATATGCGGGTTAAAAAAACATATATCGCGATGGTAAAAGGCATAATTAGCGAAGAGTTGCATATAGATAATCCGATAATAACTATCAAAGGCAAGGGTGGGGCGTATTCTAAAATTTCGCCTCAAGGTAAAAGCGCCATTAGTGATATTTATCCATTTATGATAAGTGGCAAAAAATCAATAGTTAGAGTTGATATTAAAACTGGCAGAACACATCAAATAAGAGTTCATCTTGCAAATTTAGGATATCCAGTTATAGGCGATGAAAAATATGGTAAAAATAGTTCAAAAAGAATGTTTTTACACTCTTATAAAACTGAAATTTTAGATTATAAATTTATAGCAGAATTAGACAATAGTTTTAATGAATTTGGCTTTGAAATTCCCAAAATATTAAATTTTTAA
- the waaA gene encoding lipid IV(A) 3-deoxy-D-manno-octulosonic acid transferase, with protein MIYSFFTFIIWIVCAPFLFVLSFKKKYQKSIPARFFLYKNASLKNSDIHFHMCSYGEINACAPLLKEFKNLSITTITNTGYELAKNFSSNLAFLPYEMFLPFWLNKSKVVVIFEAELWLNLVRSAKKNGSYVILLNARISDKSYNRYLKARFYYKKVFECIDLVLAQSENDKKRLEKLCAKNVQVVGNIKSANLTAPSKIYNKFNEKLICIASTHEGEEELILNNLELKENESIILAPRHPERFDKVDKFLSSWVKDRNLSYEKFSQNLGLKSRCILLDALGELINFYNICDIVILGGSFIKGIGGHNPIEVAQFEKILINGKFIENQKALFSSVENVYFWDADDINVKIHQNLKSSRIKNRCDLNLIKNIITEKIENGKSL; from the coding sequence GTGATATACTCTTTTTTTACTTTTATAATTTGGATAGTTTGTGCTCCATTTTTGTTCGTGCTGTCTTTTAAAAAAAAGTATCAAAAGAGTATACCGGCTAGATTTTTTTTGTATAAAAACGCTTCATTAAAAAATTCAGATATACATTTTCATATGTGTAGCTATGGCGAGATTAATGCTTGTGCACCACTTTTAAAAGAGTTTAAAAATTTATCCATAACAACCATAACAAATACCGGGTATGAACTAGCAAAAAATTTCAGTTCAAATTTAGCCTTTTTGCCTTATGAAATGTTTTTACCTTTTTGGCTCAATAAAAGTAAAGTTGTAGTTATATTTGAAGCTGAGCTTTGGCTAAATTTAGTAAGAAGTGCTAAGAAAAACGGATCTTATGTGATTTTGCTAAACGCTCGCATAAGCGATAAATCGTATAACAGATATTTAAAAGCAAGGTTTTACTATAAAAAAGTGTTTGAGTGTATTGACCTTGTTTTGGCTCAAAGCGAGAATGATAAAAAGAGATTAGAAAAGCTTTGTGCTAAAAATGTGCAAGTTGTGGGAAATATAAAAAGTGCGAATTTAACAGCTCCTTCAAAAATATATAATAAGTTTAATGAAAAGTTGATTTGTATAGCAAGTACGCATGAAGGCGAAGAAGAGTTGATATTAAATAATTTAGAATTAAAAGAAAATGAAAGTATTATCCTGGCTCCAAGACATCCAGAGAGATTTGATAAAGTTGATAAATTTCTTTCTTCTTGGGTGAAAGATAGAAATTTAAGTTATGAGAAATTTTCTCAAAACTTAGGCTTAAAATCACGCTGTATTTTGCTAGACGCTTTAGGAGAGCTTATAAATTTTTATAATATTTGTGATATAGTCATTCTTGGCGGTAGTTTTATAAAAGGTATCGGTGGGCACAATCCTATAGAAGTTGCACAGTTTGAAAAAATTCTTATAAATGGTAAATTTATAGAGAATCAAAAAGCACTTTTTAGTAGTGTTGAAAATGTCTATTTTTGGGATGCTGATGATATTAATGTCAAAATTCATCAAAATTTAAAATCTAGTCGCATAAAAAATAGATGTGATTTAAATTTGATAAAAAATATAATAACAGAAAAGATTGAAAATGGAAAAAGCTTATAA
- a CDS encoding Nif3-like dinuclear metal center hexameric protein, translating to MKIEQIYSILDDIAPFCDQEKWDNSGLQIGSMKSEFDEIYLSLDIDSNMIDELSENSLLITHHPLIFGGLKSINTALYPSNIIKKMLTKNISLISMHTNFDKYVLNKFVATEILGYKINKIEDFVIFLDINSSFDELLEDVAKKLNLKNVKFVKANQNVSKVGFCTGSGSELIKDIYVDCFITGDIKYHTALECYENSISLIDIGHYESERYFGYCLKELLQKKQIKSIIKNSINPFNYYEGKL from the coding sequence ATGAAAATAGAGCAAATTTATAGTATTTTAGATGATATAGCACCATTTTGCGATCAAGAAAAATGGGATAATTCTGGACTTCAAATAGGCTCAATGAAAAGCGAATTTGATGAGATTTATCTAAGTTTGGATATAGATAGCAATATGATTGATGAGTTGAGTGAAAACTCACTTCTTATAACTCATCATCCGCTTATATTTGGTGGATTAAAAAGTATAAATACCGCTTTATATCCATCAAATATCATCAAAAAAATGCTAACAAAAAATATATCTTTGATATCTATGCATACAAATTTTGATAAGTATGTTTTAAATAAATTTGTAGCAACTGAAATTTTAGGCTATAAGATAAATAAAATAGAAGATTTTGTGATATTTTTGGATATAAATTCAAGTTTTGATGAGCTTTTGGAAGATGTTGCAAAAAAGCTAAATTTAAAAAATGTTAAATTTGTAAAAGCAAATCAAAATGTTTCAAAAGTTGGATTTTGCACAGGAAGTGGCTCTGAACTTATAAAAGATATATATGTAGATTGTTTTATAACAGGCGATATAAAATACCACACAGCTTTAGAGTGTTATGAAAATAGTATATCTTTAATAGACATAGGTCATTATGAAAGTGAGCGGTATTTTGGGTATTGTCTAAAGGAGCTATTGCAAAAAAAGCAAATTAAGAGTATAATTAAAAATTCAATTAATCCATTTAACTACTACGAAGGAAAATTATGA
- the glyQ gene encoding glycine--tRNA ligase subunit alpha gives MTFSEIILTLQKYWHEQGCLIVQPYDMPAGAGTYHQATFLRSLGQKPWNVAYVAPSRRPTDGRYGENPNRLGSYYQFQVIMKPNPANLQELYLKSLEVLGLDLKKHDIRFIEDNWESPTLGAWGLGWEVWLDGMEVTQFTYFQQVGGIACEKISGEVTYGLERLAMYLQDVDNVYDIIWDDNKGNIVTYGDVHKRSEYEFSVYNFEVADTKMLFSHFDSYFNECKNALSKGIALPAYDYCMLAAHTFNVLDARGVISVTQRQEYILKIRELAKSCALVYLENENRANL, from the coding sequence ATGACATTTTCAGAGATTATTTTAACATTACAAAAATATTGGCATGAGCAAGGTTGTTTGATAGTTCAACCTTATGATATGCCAGCAGGAGCTGGAACCTATCATCAAGCTACATTTTTACGCTCTTTGGGGCAAAAACCATGGAATGTAGCTTATGTTGCACCATCTCGTCGCCCAACAGATGGAAGATATGGCGAAAATCCAAATAGACTTGGAAGTTATTATCAGTTTCAAGTTATTATGAAGCCAAATCCTGCAAATCTTCAAGAGTTATATCTAAAAAGCTTAGAAGTTTTAGGACTTGATCTTAAAAAACATGATATAAGATTTATAGAAGATAACTGGGAGAGTCCAACGCTTGGTGCTTGGGGTCTTGGTTGGGAAGTTTGGCTTGATGGTATGGAAGTTACGCAATTTACATATTTTCAACAAGTTGGAGGAATTGCTTGCGAAAAAATAAGTGGCGAAGTTACTTATGGTTTAGAACGCCTTGCGATGTATCTTCAAGATGTGGATAATGTCTATGATATCATTTGGGATGACAATAAAGGAAATATCGTAACATATGGCGATGTTCACAAAAGAAGCGAATATGAGTTTAGTGTGTATAACTTTGAAGTTGCTGATACAAAAATGCTTTTTTCGCATTTTGATAGTTATTTTAATGAGTGTAAAAATGCACTTAGTAAAGGTATAGCTCTTCCTGCGTATGATTATTGTATGCTTGCTGCACATACATTTAATGTTTTAGATGCAAGGGGTGTTATAAGTGTAACACAAAGACAAGAGTATATATTAAAAATTAGAGAATTGGCAAAGTCTTGTGCATTAGTGTATTTAGAAAATGAAAATAGAGCAAATTTATAG
- a CDS encoding GyrI-like domain-containing protein, translated as MRFVEILEEFEIYGFSAKTSNLDETKSPKIAPLWDKFLQNYDGKSEIYCTYSDYESDVNGEYIFCIGTKSQSSLNLKISKVNSGKYIVFDSKFNNGNDTLNTWKQIWSFFESSNLIRAYKTDFERYFDGNLEIYIGIK; from the coding sequence ATGCGTTTTGTGGAAATTTTAGAAGAATTTGAAATTTATGGATTTAGTGCAAAAACTTCAAATTTAGATGAAACAAAATCGCCAAAAATAGCACCGCTGTGGGACAAATTTCTACAAAACTATGATGGTAAAAGTGAAATTTATTGTACTTATAGTGATTATGAAAGTGATGTAAATGGAGAATATATTTTTTGTATAGGCACCAAATCACAATCTTCTTTAAATTTAAAGATATCAAAAGTTAATAGCGGTAAATACATAGTTTTTGATTCTAAATTTAACAATGGAAATGATACTTTAAATACTTGGAAGCAAATTTGGAGTTTTTTTGAAAGTTCAAATTTAATAAGGGCTTACAAAACAGACTTTGAACGATATTTTGATGGAAATTTAGAAATTTATATAGGGATAAAATGA
- a CDS encoding DUF3972 domain-containing protein: protein MQTYLEIDEFCKLVHLDREVIENMIEKGTLNSKEENGVVYIEASQGTMSIIPSDMQTPVTQNTSLPGESFVEKTIGTILNLHEKVLDAKDETLSSLRNENKFLKDAICSMQELYDEDRKTVELLSTQLKNSQQEVEFLKRKYKLMWNKAVDNFKEK from the coding sequence ATGCAAACATATCTTGAGATTGATGAGTTTTGTAAGCTTGTTCATTTAGACCGCGAAGTTATAGAAAATATGATCGAAAAAGGAACACTAAATTCAAAAGAGGAAAATGGTGTTGTTTATATAGAAGCATCGCAAGGCACAATGAGCATAATCCCTTCAGATATGCAAACACCGGTTACGCAAAATACTTCTTTACCAGGCGAGAGTTTTGTAGAAAAAACCATAGGGACTATTTTAAATTTACACGAAAAAGTATTGGATGCAAAAGATGAAACGCTAAGTTCTTTAAGAAATGAAAATAAATTTTTAAAAGATGCGATTTGTTCTATGCAAGAGCTTTATGATGAAGATAGAAAAACGGTTGAGCTTTTATCAACTCAGTTAAAAAACTCTCAACAAGAAGTTGAGTTTTTAAAGCGTAAATACAAACTTATGTGGAATAAAGCAGTAGATAATTTTAAAGAAAAGTAA
- the purE gene encoding 5-(carboxyamino)imidazole ribonucleotide mutase: MKFVSIIMGSKSDYEIVSECAKIFDKFDILYEMIVSSAHRSPKRTMDYVINAEKKGSQVFICAAGMAAHLAGVVAAHTTKPVIGIPMSGSALNGVDALYSTVQMPGGIPVASVAIGKAGATNAAYLAMQILALSDEDLATKLKKDREAKSKKVEEDSSSIEKLL, from the coding sequence ATTAAATTTGTATCCATTATCATGGGTAGTAAAAGCGATTACGAGATAGTAAGTGAGTGTGCTAAGATTTTTGATAAATTTGATATTTTATATGAAATGATTGTTAGCTCAGCCCATAGAAGTCCAAAAAGAACAATGGATTATGTAATAAATGCTGAGAAAAAAGGCTCGCAAGTATTTATCTGTGCTGCTGGAATGGCTGCACATTTAGCAGGAGTTGTTGCAGCTCATACTACAAAACCAGTAATTGGTATACCTATGAGTGGAAGTGCATTAAATGGCGTAGATGCATTGTATTCTACCGTTCAAATGCCAGGAGGAATTCCTGTTGCTAGTGTTGCTATAGGTAAAGCTGGTGCTACAAATGCCGCATATTTGGCTATGCAAATTTTGGCACTTAGTGATGAAGATCTTGCAACAAAGTTAAAAAAAGATAGAGAAGCTAAAAGCAAAAAAGTCGAAGAAGATTCTTCTAGCATAGAAAAATTACTTTAA